TGGTGCGGCTGGCGGGCATCGCCGCCACCATTCTGACCATCTCGATCCTGGTCATCGTGCAGGGGGTGCTGGTGACCTGGACCGATCTGTTCCGCGGCGCGCAGGCCTTTTTCGGCATTCCGAAGGTGGTGGGGCTGGGCGGGATCATCCTGGCGACCGCCGTGGTGCTGGTGATCGCGCGGCTGTTCAAGGGCTCGCGCGCCGGCGTCCAATTGCGCGCCAGCGCCACCGACCCGGTGGCGGCGGAAGCGATGGGCGTGGATGTCCGTCGATTGCGCCTGGTGGCCTGGGTGCTGGGATCGGCCGTGGTCGGCTGCGCCGGTGCGCTGTATGCGCTCTATGCCGGCACGATCAATGCGCGCGCCTTCTATTTCCACACCGCCTTCCTGACCCTGGCGATGGCGATCGTCGGCGGCATGCGCTCGGTGACCGGCGCCATGGTCGGCGTGGCGCTGCTGACCGTGCTGCTGGAACTGATCCGGATCGTCGAGGGCGGCATCACCGTACTCGGCATTGCCTTTCCTGAAATGCTGGGCCTGTCGGGGTTGATGCTGGGGGTGGTGATCGTGGTGGTGATGTGCTTCCGTCCCGACGGCTTCATGGGTGGATACGAGGTCGAGGAAGCGGTCGCGGCCCTGCGCGCCCGGTTGTCATCACGGCGTGGCGCCGCCGCCGAGGAGGGGGCGCGATGACCCCGCTGGCGGGCAAGGTCGCGCTGGTCACCGGCGCCGGGCGCGGCATCGGCCGGGGTATCGCCATGCATCTGGCGATGTCGGGCGCAAAACTGGTGCTGACCAGCCGCACGGCGGGTGAACTGGAGGATCTCGCGGCCGAGATCCGCGCGGGCGGCGGCGTCGCCATGGCGGTGACCGGCAGCGTCTCGGACCCGGTGGCGGCCGACGCCATGGTCGATGCGGCCTGCGGCGCCTTCGGCCGGCTCGACATCCTGGTCAACAATGCCGGCATCGTCGAGGACGCGGCGTTTCTGGACATCACGATCGAAAGCTGGCGGCGGGTGATCGACACCAATCTGACCGGCTGCTTCCTGATGACCCAGCGCGCGGCGCGGCGGATGAAGGATCATGGCGGCGGCTCGATCGTCAACATCGCCTCGATCGACGCCCAGGGCTATGACGGCCCACAGGCCTCGTATGTGGCATCGAAGGCCGGCATCATCGGCCTGACCCGGGATGCCGCGACCGCGCTGGCGCCGTTCGGCATCCGGGTCAACAGCGTCAGCCCCGGCTGGGTGCGGACCCGGATGATCGAGGATTTCCTGACCCCTGACCAGCTCGACTATATGCTCCACCGGTTCGAGCGTGTGCCGATGCGCCGGCTGGTCGAGATCGGCGAAGTGGCGGCCGCGGTGGCGTTCCTTGCATCGGATGCCGCCGCCGCCATCACCGGCATCGACATCCCGGTCGATGGCGGCACGCTGGCGACGCTCAACGTCTATGAAACCCTGCCGCGGTGACGGCATCCGGCTGTGGCGGGGTGGCCTGACGCGATCCGGGTGCCGGAACTTTCCGGCCGCCACGGGGCTTGTCCGCAGACAGGGCCGGCTGGCCCCCTGACTGGCGCCGGCCGGCTGTTCTCCCCCCCCACGGATCAAGGAGACAGTTGCTCATGACCCGCAGAGGACAGCGCGACGGCGCGGTGGTGGTCATCACCGGCGCATCCAGCGGCATCGGCCGGGCAACGGCGGAAGCCTTTGCGCGTGACGGCGCACAGCTGGTTCTGGCGGCACGTGACGGTGCTGCGCTGGAGGCGGTGGCCGGCCATTGCCGGGTTCTGGGCGCCGCGACCGAGGTGGTGGCGACCGATGTGACCGACGCCGCCGCCGTGCGGCATCTGGCATCGCGGGCGCTGGCCTTCGGCGGCCGGATCGATGTCTGGGTGAGTAATGTCGGGGTCGGCGCCGTCGGCCGGTTTCATGAAACCCCCGCCGCGGCGCATGAACAGATCATCCG
Above is a genomic segment from Tistrella bauzanensis containing:
- a CDS encoding branched-chain amino acid ABC transporter permease translates to MNTIVYGIRQRTAGLGLDERLAGNLKGAAWLVVIASAIGLAILAFGSPFIIRLAAAAYINLIAVVGLQIFMGNANVVNIGHAGFMALGAYFTAVFATPVMIKATLIPNAPFGLAGVELAAIYAFILSIAITTLIGLITGLVLVRLAGIAATILTISILVIVQGVLVTWTDLFRGAQAFFGIPKVVGLGGIILATAVVLVIARLFKGSRAGVQLRASATDPVAAEAMGVDVRRLRLVAWVLGSAVVGCAGALYALYAGTINARAFYFHTAFLTLAMAIVGGMRSVTGAMVGVALLTVLLELIRIVEGGITVLGIAFPEMLGLSGLMLGVVIVVVMCFRPDGFMGGYEVEEAVAALRARLSSRRGAAAEEGAR
- a CDS encoding SDR family NAD(P)-dependent oxidoreductase, with amino-acid sequence MTPLAGKVALVTGAGRGIGRGIAMHLAMSGAKLVLTSRTAGELEDLAAEIRAGGGVAMAVTGSVSDPVAADAMVDAACGAFGRLDILVNNAGIVEDAAFLDITIESWRRVIDTNLTGCFLMTQRAARRMKDHGGGSIVNIASIDAQGYDGPQASYVASKAGIIGLTRDAATALAPFGIRVNSVSPGWVRTRMIEDFLTPDQLDYMLHRFERVPMRRLVEIGEVAAAVAFLASDAAAAITGIDIPVDGGTLATLNVYETLPR